A stretch of Myxococcus hansupus DNA encodes these proteins:
- a CDS encoding DEAD/DEAH box helicase: MSNSFEQLGLSRETLGALRRARFTQPTPIQQQAIPPALAGKDVIGCAATGTGKTAAYVVPLVERLAGKKGTVALVLAPTRELVQQIAEPVRFFAEPRRLTHTAVIGGEDMGRQVEELKKYPSFVVATPGRLVDLMENASVTFPKLEALVLDEADRMLDMGFLPQLERIFSLLPRRKQTLLFSATLGPDVSRFARSRLYNPVRLEVTRSGTPAERAEQRLYFLRPEEKTPLLLTLLAQDSKTALVFTRAKERADKVQRALQRAGHRTGVLHSDRTQNQRKQAMEGFRDGTYRCLVATDIAARGLDVEDVGHVINYDLPHAPEDYVHRIGRTARAAASGIASTFAITREGQVITRIEHVMRAEIPRVPVPREDPVFKEAWEHFLAAQKDPGPPQKDHGQSKRAPEQAPGRHARSHGKRRPE, translated from the coding sequence GTGAGCAACTCCTTCGAACAGCTCGGCCTCTCGCGGGAGACGCTCGGCGCCCTCCGGCGGGCACGTTTCACGCAGCCCACGCCCATCCAGCAGCAAGCCATCCCTCCAGCGCTCGCCGGCAAGGACGTCATTGGCTGCGCGGCCACCGGGACGGGGAAGACGGCCGCGTATGTCGTCCCCCTGGTGGAGCGCCTCGCGGGGAAGAAGGGCACGGTCGCGCTGGTGCTCGCGCCCACGCGGGAGCTGGTGCAGCAGATCGCCGAGCCCGTGCGCTTCTTCGCCGAGCCGCGCCGCCTCACGCACACCGCCGTCATTGGCGGCGAGGACATGGGACGGCAGGTCGAGGAGCTCAAGAAGTACCCCTCCTTCGTCGTCGCCACCCCGGGCCGGCTGGTGGACTTGATGGAGAACGCCTCCGTCACCTTCCCCAAGCTGGAGGCGCTCGTCCTCGACGAGGCGGACCGGATGCTCGACATGGGCTTCCTGCCGCAGTTGGAGCGCATCTTCTCCCTCCTCCCCCGGCGAAAGCAGACGCTGCTGTTCTCCGCGACGCTCGGGCCCGACGTCAGCCGCTTCGCCCGGAGCCGGCTGTACAACCCGGTCCGCCTGGAGGTCACCCGCAGCGGCACGCCCGCGGAGCGCGCCGAGCAGCGCCTGTACTTCCTCCGTCCCGAGGAGAAGACGCCGCTGCTGCTCACGCTCCTGGCCCAGGACTCGAAGACGGCGCTGGTGTTCACCCGAGCGAAGGAGCGCGCGGACAAGGTGCAGCGGGCGCTCCAGCGCGCGGGGCACCGGACCGGGGTGCTGCACTCGGACCGCACGCAGAACCAGCGCAAGCAGGCGATGGAGGGCTTTCGCGATGGCACCTATCGCTGCCTCGTCGCCACGGACATCGCGGCGCGCGGGCTCGATGTCGAGGACGTGGGCCACGTCATCAACTACGACCTGCCCCACGCGCCCGAGGACTACGTGCACCGCATCGGCCGCACCGCGCGCGCCGCGGCCAGCGGCATCGCCTCCACCTTCGCCATCACGCGCGAGGGCCAGGTCATCACGCGCATCGAGCACGTGATGCGCGCGGAGATTCCCCGCGTCCCCGTGCCGCGTGAGGACCCCGTCTTCAAGGAGGCGTGGGAGCACTTCCTCGCGGCCCAGAAGGACCCGGGGCCTCCGCAGAAGGACCACGGCCAGTCGAAGCGCGCTCCGGAACAGGCCCCCGGCCGGCATGCCCGTTCGCACGGCAAGCGCCGGCCCGAGTAG
- a CDS encoding penicillin-insensitive murein endopeptidase, producing the protein MAAAEPSPEVTAPSPAPAEAAPVAVETAAAESASTPANEGCAVSAEDLESDEEELAEGEGDDGEKETPDAVVEGPVPQGPVYSSEISDEELARRWKDEIASLGSMAVGFAHSGRLVNARQFPQGDDWIVVMPAGAWATEETIDYLTEAIRDVRARFPSAPPLRVNGISHKEGGYMRPHKSHQNGRDVDVGFYYPTVDPIRTRAREHVIDVGLNWALIRSLLIKTDVQMILVDRRVRKVIYDYAVRAGEDKAWLDSIFNDGPMGMVRHARGHRDHFHIRFHNPRAQELGRRVQPFLALQPEHNVTTHRIRNGDTLGGIALRYGSSVAMIKKANRMKNNFLRAGNRLSVPLRGPCTHCPVPPQFVLPTRRLPPNEVAPALVAAASKAPENDCARPASEEPAKAAAPSVGVASVEAAASGMPAAPAGNVASGAGPQAAPMVGSASVRAAASVLPASGGHVAAEVTPASSTAQVAAGTVVPAASSARDVVPAVGSASVGAAASVLPTASAEKGVAGVKPASGGASLEVVPAVGSASVAPASGSVRDVAAPVKPAAAVNVASTVVPAAATQGASDVQQGSGATTPQAQDVKSAASEPAAKPTAAPARESEQGAAGVSHGR; encoded by the coding sequence GTGGCCGCCGCCGAGCCGTCGCCCGAAGTGACGGCCCCCTCGCCGGCACCCGCCGAGGCCGCGCCGGTGGCGGTGGAGACGGCCGCCGCCGAGTCCGCATCCACGCCCGCCAACGAGGGTTGCGCGGTCAGCGCCGAGGACCTGGAGTCCGACGAAGAGGAGCTGGCCGAGGGCGAGGGTGACGACGGCGAGAAGGAGACGCCGGACGCGGTGGTCGAGGGCCCTGTTCCGCAAGGTCCGGTCTACAGCTCGGAGATTTCCGACGAGGAGCTGGCGCGGCGGTGGAAGGACGAGATTGCCTCCCTGGGGTCCATGGCCGTGGGCTTCGCGCACAGCGGCCGGCTGGTGAACGCCCGGCAGTTCCCGCAGGGGGATGACTGGATTGTCGTCATGCCCGCGGGGGCTTGGGCCACCGAGGAGACGATTGACTACCTGACCGAGGCCATCCGTGACGTGCGCGCGCGCTTCCCGAGCGCGCCCCCGCTCCGCGTCAATGGCATCAGCCACAAGGAGGGCGGCTACATGCGCCCTCACAAGAGCCACCAGAACGGCCGCGATGTGGACGTGGGCTTCTACTACCCGACGGTGGATCCCATCCGGACCCGCGCGCGTGAGCACGTCATCGACGTGGGGTTGAACTGGGCGCTCATCCGCTCGCTGCTCATCAAGACGGATGTGCAGATGATTCTCGTCGACCGCCGCGTGCGGAAGGTCATCTACGACTACGCGGTCCGCGCGGGCGAGGACAAGGCGTGGCTGGATTCGATTTTCAATGACGGCCCCATGGGCATGGTCCGCCACGCCCGTGGGCACCGCGACCACTTCCACATCCGCTTCCACAATCCGAGGGCCCAGGAGCTGGGCCGCCGCGTGCAGCCGTTCCTGGCGCTCCAGCCGGAGCACAACGTCACCACGCACCGCATCCGGAATGGCGACACGCTGGGCGGCATCGCGCTCCGGTACGGGTCGTCCGTCGCGATGATCAAGAAGGCGAACCGGATGAAGAACAACTTCCTCCGCGCGGGGAACCGGTTGTCCGTGCCGCTGCGGGGGCCCTGCACGCACTGCCCGGTGCCGCCGCAGTTCGTGTTGCCGACCCGCCGCCTGCCGCCCAACGAGGTGGCGCCCGCGCTGGTGGCCGCCGCATCCAAGGCGCCGGAGAATGATTGCGCCCGGCCGGCTTCCGAGGAGCCCGCGAAGGCCGCCGCGCCGTCGGTGGGCGTGGCTTCCGTCGAAGCGGCCGCGTCCGGGATGCCCGCGGCGCCTGCTGGCAACGTGGCCTCTGGCGCTGGGCCGCAGGCCGCTCCGATGGTGGGCAGTGCCTCTGTGCGAGCGGCCGCGTCCGTGCTCCCCGCCTCCGGTGGCCACGTGGCAGCCGAGGTGACGCCTGCGTCCAGCACGGCGCAGGTGGCGGCTGGCACGGTGGTGCCTGCCGCGAGTTCCGCGCGGGACGTCGTGCCCGCCGTGGGCAGCGCCTCCGTGGGAGCGGCCGCGTCGGTTCTCCCCACGGCGTCCGCTGAGAAGGGCGTCGCTGGCGTGAAGCCGGCTTCGGGCGGCGCCTCGCTGGAGGTCGTGCCCGCTGTGGGAAGTGCCTCCGTGGCGCCGGCTTCCGGCTCCGTGCGAGATGTCGCGGCGCCCGTGAAGCCCGCCGCCGCCGTGAATGTGGCTTCGACGGTGGTCCCCGCCGCCGCGACGCAGGGGGCCTCGGACGTGCAGCAGGGTTCCGGTGCAACCACCCCGCAGGCCCAGGACGTGAAGTCGGCTGCCTCCGAGCCCGCCGCGAAGCCCACGGCCGCTCCGGCGCGCGAGTCGGAGCAGGGCGCCGCGGGCGTCAGCCACGGACGCTGA
- a CDS encoding alpha-ketoglutarate-dependent dioxygenase AlkB encodes MAFPPNRGRSLAHKARQRSPGHHYNASFMSAADRAEALSWLAALHPLWEERYSKHFPPPPGQSQRRLLRPVYWLGNWQFACLDYYHPPKGVLNRCVQAEPFPAVLQRQVTKIEELARRMYRGPDMPARWHLNTCLVNFYGSRLEDGRWVDTARVGEHKDFEPGPVASLSFGERALIQFVTSSRPGERDAVVLEQWLDDGSLQLFGGARWKEQTFHRVQRVDTRTGKTLAPELPDFRTRRINLTFRYVPDEHVIPFAALSPEAREDVRPYMAQLAKGSAFFRDAVAREPTVSPG; translated from the coding sequence ATGGCGTTCCCCCCGAATCGGGGCCGCTCGCTGGCCCACAAGGCCCGCCAGCGCTCCCCTGGCCACCACTACAACGCGAGCTTCATGTCCGCCGCCGACCGGGCGGAGGCCCTGAGCTGGCTCGCGGCGCTCCATCCCCTCTGGGAGGAGCGTTACTCCAAGCACTTCCCGCCACCCCCGGGGCAGTCCCAGCGGCGGCTGTTGCGGCCGGTGTACTGGCTCGGGAACTGGCAGTTCGCGTGTCTCGACTACTACCACCCGCCCAAGGGCGTGCTGAACCGGTGCGTGCAGGCCGAGCCGTTCCCCGCGGTGCTCCAGCGCCAGGTGACGAAAATCGAGGAGCTGGCGCGGCGGATGTACCGGGGGCCGGACATGCCCGCGCGCTGGCACCTCAACACGTGCCTGGTGAACTTCTACGGCAGCCGTCTGGAGGACGGCCGTTGGGTGGACACCGCGCGCGTGGGCGAGCACAAGGACTTCGAGCCCGGCCCCGTGGCCTCGCTGTCCTTTGGCGAGCGCGCGCTCATCCAGTTCGTCACCTCCTCACGTCCGGGCGAGCGCGACGCGGTGGTGCTGGAGCAGTGGCTGGATGATGGCTCGCTCCAGCTCTTCGGCGGCGCGCGCTGGAAGGAACAGACGTTCCACCGTGTGCAGCGGGTGGATACGCGCACCGGCAAGACGCTGGCTCCGGAGCTGCCGGACTTCCGGACCCGCCGCATCAACCTCACGTTCCGCTATGTGCCGGACGAGCACGTCATCCCGTTCGCCGCGCTGTCTCCCGAGGCGCGCGAAGACGTGCGGCCGTACATGGCGCAGCTCGCGAAGGGCAGTGCCTTCTTCCGCGATGCCGTGGCGCGAGAGCCCACCGTCTCTCCGGGCTGA
- a CDS encoding TetR/AcrR family transcriptional regulator, translating into MRERNTGKSSRAKRAPLSKERVVAAALALADEKGEAGVTMRAIAARLGVEAMSLYNHVADREAILDGLVDVVFEEIELPVSTGGWKESMRNRAASVRAVLRRHPWALGLMDSRSQPGPATLRHHNAVLGVLRAGGFSVVMAAHAFSVIDSYLYGFVLQEQSLPFEDSAELDEVATGILRDNPTDAYPHLTELMMQHALQPGYRYADEFEFGLTLILDALRPDEVRGGSPR; encoded by the coding sequence ATGCGCGAGCGCAACACCGGCAAGAGTTCGAGAGCGAAGCGGGCGCCGCTCAGCAAGGAGCGCGTGGTCGCCGCCGCCCTGGCATTGGCGGACGAGAAGGGCGAAGCGGGCGTCACCATGCGTGCCATCGCCGCGCGGTTGGGCGTCGAGGCGATGTCGCTCTACAACCACGTGGCGGACCGGGAGGCCATCCTCGACGGGCTGGTCGACGTGGTGTTCGAGGAGATTGAGCTACCGGTGTCGACCGGGGGCTGGAAGGAGTCCATGCGCAACCGCGCCGCCTCCGTTCGCGCCGTGCTCCGGCGCCACCCCTGGGCCCTGGGCCTGATGGATTCGCGCAGTCAGCCCGGCCCGGCGACGTTGCGGCACCACAACGCGGTGCTGGGCGTCCTTCGCGCGGGTGGATTCTCCGTCGTGATGGCCGCGCATGCCTTCTCGGTCATCGACAGCTATCTCTACGGCTTCGTGCTCCAGGAGCAGAGCCTGCCGTTCGAGGACTCCGCCGAGCTCGATGAAGTCGCGACGGGAATCCTGCGCGACAACCCGACCGACGCCTACCCGCACCTCACGGAGCTGATGATGCAGCACGCGCTCCAGCCGGGTTACCGCTACGCGGACGAGTTCGAGTTTGGCCTGACGCTCATCCTCGACGCGCTTCGCCCCGACGAGGTCCGGGGAGGGTCACCTCGCTGA
- a CDS encoding abortive infection system antitoxin AbiGi family protein has protein sequence MMLGYQTNPQWRDMSDFVVHFTKPGPPYQDSYQNMMSILGSRSLIPGAEGFGIARRERAVAERHRSVCFSEIPIDQLARLVQRRSLYGIGFSKSYILSQGGGPVWYVQYASPAHVALKHQVERALASPSPHQEPLWSMTPFVDIQGDHHNAPYSYRFDWEREWRVPGMLRFTEYDVAALFLPEELHDTARGFFEWAVREKAGPGYFCPCLDPLWKAEQIAEALAKHAEDTGRLKAS, from the coding sequence ATGATGCTCGGCTACCAGACGAACCCTCAGTGGCGCGACATGTCTGACTTCGTGGTCCACTTCACGAAGCCGGGACCGCCCTATCAAGACTCCTACCAGAACATGATGAGCATCCTGGGCAGCCGGTCGCTCATCCCAGGTGCCGAGGGCTTTGGCATCGCCCGCCGCGAGCGCGCTGTCGCCGAGCGCCACCGGTCGGTGTGCTTCAGCGAGATTCCCATCGACCAGCTCGCCCGGCTGGTCCAGCGCCGCAGCCTGTATGGCATTGGGTTCAGCAAGAGCTACATCCTCTCGCAGGGCGGCGGACCCGTCTGGTACGTCCAATACGCGTCGCCCGCGCATGTCGCGCTCAAGCACCAGGTGGAGCGCGCGCTCGCGTCGCCGTCGCCTCACCAGGAGCCGCTCTGGTCCATGACGCCCTTCGTAGACATCCAGGGTGACCACCACAACGCGCCCTACAGCTACCGCTTCGACTGGGAGCGCGAGTGGCGCGTGCCGGGCATGCTGCGCTTCACCGAGTACGACGTCGCCGCCCTCTTCCTGCCCGAGGAGCTGCACGACACCGCGCGCGGCTTCTTCGAATGGGCCGTGCGCGAGAAGGCGGGCCCCGGCTACTTCTGCCCCTGCCTGGACCCGCTGTGGAAGGCGGAGCAGATCGCCGAGGCGCTCGCGAAGCACGCCGAGGACACCGGGCGCCTCAAGGCCAGCTAG
- a CDS encoding energy transducer TonB: protein MLVLALAPVALAAAGSPQLQAFFQQDLTDAAYQQKVYSRVAGKWRQPGAKARPAVGKKTVVRAVIGRDGKLVSTDIAIESGSKAWDAAALSAVKKAAPFPPLPESFPLATLDAHFHVAWVASP from the coding sequence GTGCTCGTTCTGGCGCTGGCGCCCGTGGCCCTGGCCGCCGCGGGCAGCCCGCAGCTCCAGGCCTTCTTCCAGCAAGACCTCACCGACGCGGCGTATCAACAGAAGGTCTATTCGCGCGTCGCGGGGAAGTGGCGGCAGCCCGGGGCCAAGGCCCGGCCGGCCGTGGGCAAGAAGACGGTGGTCCGCGCCGTGATTGGCCGAGACGGCAAGCTCGTCTCGACGGACATCGCCATCGAGTCCGGCTCCAAGGCCTGGGATGCCGCCGCGCTGTCGGCGGTGAAGAAGGCCGCGCCTTTTCCTCCGCTGCCCGAGAGCTTTCCGCTGGCCACGCTGGATGCCCACTTCCACGTGGCCTGGGTCGCCAGCCCGTAG
- a CDS encoding NAD(P)-dependent oxidoreductase: MSTQPMRKVCIVGASGKLGLYMVRQALDRGYEVVGVCRERSVPKLAAFADRITIIPGPTNDREVIQKAVAGCDGVLTVLVPWGVQQYSSGTAQAVMDYAAPDARLVFSCGWHITRDGKDQYHWLFTSVIRVVSWVARAVRFAEVEDQIEACRRIFASGRRWTVVRGSDLEEGESQGLPVWRRHVGDPALKSNMTRRVDFAMFMVEALTDDSLIQEAPALVGRLTPSAQAHVGNASAPAGA, encoded by the coding sequence ATGAGCACGCAGCCCATGCGGAAGGTCTGCATCGTTGGCGCCTCGGGAAAACTGGGGCTGTACATGGTTCGCCAGGCACTGGACCGCGGCTACGAAGTCGTCGGCGTGTGCCGCGAACGCAGTGTCCCGAAACTCGCGGCGTTCGCGGACCGCATCACCATCATCCCCGGGCCCACCAATGACAGGGAGGTCATCCAGAAAGCGGTCGCCGGATGTGATGGCGTGCTGACGGTGCTGGTTCCCTGGGGCGTGCAGCAGTACTCGTCAGGCACGGCGCAGGCGGTGATGGACTACGCCGCCCCCGACGCGCGCCTCGTGTTCTCGTGCGGCTGGCACATCACCCGGGACGGGAAGGACCAGTACCACTGGCTGTTCACGTCCGTCATCCGGGTCGTCTCCTGGGTGGCCCGCGCCGTCCGCTTCGCGGAGGTCGAGGACCAAATCGAGGCATGCCGGCGCATCTTCGCCAGTGGCCGGCGGTGGACCGTCGTTCGCGGCAGTGACCTCGAAGAAGGCGAAAGCCAGGGCCTGCCCGTGTGGAGGCGCCACGTTGGAGACCCCGCGCTCAAGAGCAACATGACCCGGCGCGTGGACTTCGCGATGTTCATGGTGGAGGCGCTCACCGACGACTCGCTCATCCAGGAGGCGCCGGCGCTCGTCGGGCGTCTCACCCCCAGCGCGCAGGCCCACGTGGGGAATGCGTCCGCGCCCGCGGGCGCATGA
- a CDS encoding YCF48-related protein produces MQRGVWVSLLAGVLLSLSRAEAASPLPSVDLGVRELDVWSVSLTSRRTDADWWALARMNSDFEKGLLRSPLRVFRSADAGRSWHADVEATAAVENALEPPGEPQEPSSSATIDFLVWYTPEIGLMAGSIGANVLRTTDGGLTWNHVALPLADALWVYDLERAAGRTWICGSSRNIFRSDDAGATWIELRETPFSSNDRCVDMSFQDAERGWAAGVKGFLWATEDGGTTWRRLEPSGQMPEKPRSRERVAVMGDDTVVRVNRGLLSTYVSERLVRTSPLTTAGSGVLVPLDGLGPRRQDTGFGWKRDSWFGWKEGQIVLSHDQGLSWFVVGRVPEAPLRTLAITKDGKLFAQTQAEKLFVSMDRGRTWKRSTAWLDAYDFAVATGASPEGLESPLHCLLTTPEAAVKVRFDIMGCFGGTESQLELDLSKNHVLLSGHSDAGEKALKVRSRKLPRDEGLRILRALVNAATQQETPPGCYSTIQYKTVIEWSCSPKESWRRTVAFDASDCGQIARVDLAGGATPLSYARSLGVYKVASHALEGAAR; encoded by the coding sequence ATGCAGCGTGGCGTGTGGGTGTCCCTGCTTGCAGGGGTGTTGCTGTCGTTGTCCAGGGCCGAGGCGGCCTCGCCGTTGCCCTCTGTGGACCTGGGGGTCCGCGAATTGGACGTATGGAGCGTGTCGCTGACCAGCCGACGCACGGATGCGGACTGGTGGGCCTTGGCCCGCATGAACTCGGACTTCGAGAAGGGGCTCTTGCGCAGTCCCCTCCGAGTGTTTCGGAGCGCGGATGCCGGCCGTTCGTGGCACGCGGATGTGGAGGCGACAGCCGCCGTTGAAAACGCGCTCGAGCCGCCAGGCGAGCCGCAGGAGCCTTCGTCCAGCGCAACCATCGACTTCCTTGTTTGGTACACGCCTGAGATTGGCCTCATGGCGGGCTCCATCGGCGCGAATGTGCTGCGGACGACCGACGGTGGCCTGACTTGGAATCACGTGGCGTTGCCACTGGCGGATGCGCTCTGGGTCTATGATTTGGAGCGGGCCGCTGGGCGTACTTGGATTTGTGGTTCGTCCAGAAACATCTTCCGCAGCGATGACGCCGGGGCGACCTGGATCGAGCTTCGTGAGACGCCCTTCAGCTCAAATGACCGCTGCGTGGACATGTCCTTCCAGGACGCGGAGCGCGGGTGGGCCGCTGGCGTGAAAGGCTTCTTGTGGGCGACGGAGGATGGAGGGACCACGTGGCGACGTTTGGAGCCTTCCGGGCAAATGCCTGAGAAGCCGCGCTCTAGAGAACGTGTCGCGGTGATGGGGGATGACACCGTGGTGCGGGTCAACCGCGGCCTCCTGAGCACGTACGTCTCCGAGCGGCTCGTGCGAACGTCTCCCCTGACCACGGCGGGTTCGGGCGTGCTCGTGCCGCTCGACGGCCTGGGCCCCCGTCGTCAGGACACGGGGTTCGGTTGGAAGCGGGACTCGTGGTTCGGTTGGAAGGAGGGCCAGATCGTTCTGTCCCATGACCAGGGCCTGAGCTGGTTCGTCGTCGGCCGCGTCCCAGAAGCGCCCCTGCGTACCTTGGCCATCACGAAGGACGGCAAGCTCTTTGCCCAGACGCAGGCGGAGAAGCTGTTCGTTTCCATGGACAGAGGCCGCACCTGGAAGCGGAGCACTGCCTGGCTGGATGCTTATGACTTCGCGGTGGCTACCGGCGCTTCGCCAGAGGGACTGGAGTCTCCGCTCCATTGCTTGCTGACGACGCCCGAGGCCGCGGTGAAGGTGCGGTTTGACATCATGGGCTGCTTCGGTGGCACCGAAAGCCAGTTGGAACTGGACCTTTCGAAGAACCACGTGCTGCTCTCTGGACACTCCGACGCTGGCGAGAAGGCGCTCAAGGTCCGTTCTCGAAAGCTGCCCCGTGACGAGGGACTGAGGATTCTTCGTGCGCTGGTGAATGCCGCCACGCAGCAAGAGACGCCGCCTGGTTGCTACTCCACGATCCAGTACAAAACCGTTATTGAGTGGTCCTGCTCGCCGAAGGAGTCGTGGCGGCGGACCGTCGCGTTCGATGCCTCCGACTGTGGACAGATCGCCCGGGTAGACTTGGCCGGTGGCGCGACCCCCCTCAGCTACGCTCGGTCACTCGGCGTGTACAAAGTTGCGTCCCACGCACTGGAAGGTGCTGCTCGGTAG
- the deoD gene encoding purine-nucleoside phosphorylase: MATPHISAAPGDFADVVLMPGDPLRARYISERFLEGVREVTSVRNMLGYTGTFRGRRLSVMGHGMGIPSLSIYATELVRTYGARVLIRVGSCGALSTDVKVRDVIIATGAGTDSNVNRMRLMGHDFAAVADFTLARRAMEAAERRNKSVRAGPVFTSDLFYHPQEQLNATLARMGVLAVEMEVAGLYGVAAESGARALGLLTVSDHIITGEKLSPQERQTTFDEMIELALDVAVAEPAP; this comes from the coding sequence ATGGCGACTCCTCATATCTCCGCAGCCCCTGGTGACTTCGCTGACGTGGTTCTCATGCCCGGCGATCCGCTCCGGGCCCGTTACATCTCCGAGCGCTTCCTGGAGGGCGTCCGTGAGGTCACCTCCGTGCGCAACATGCTCGGCTACACCGGGACGTTCCGGGGCCGCCGGCTGTCGGTGATGGGGCACGGCATGGGGATTCCCTCCCTCTCCATCTACGCCACCGAGCTCGTCCGGACGTACGGCGCCCGCGTGCTCATCCGCGTGGGGAGCTGTGGCGCGTTGAGCACGGACGTGAAGGTCCGGGACGTCATCATCGCCACGGGCGCGGGGACGGATTCGAACGTGAACCGGATGCGGCTGATGGGGCATGACTTCGCCGCGGTGGCGGACTTCACGCTCGCGCGCCGCGCGATGGAGGCGGCGGAGCGGCGCAACAAGTCCGTTCGCGCCGGGCCTGTCTTCACCTCCGACCTCTTCTACCACCCGCAGGAGCAGCTCAACGCCACGCTGGCGCGCATGGGCGTCCTGGCCGTGGAGATGGAGGTCGCGGGGCTCTACGGCGTGGCCGCCGAGTCCGGCGCCCGGGCCCTGGGCCTGCTCACCGTGTCGGACCACATCATCACCGGCGAGAAGCTCTCGCCCCAGGAGCGGCAGACCACGTTCGACGAGATGATCGAGCTCGCCCTGGACGTCGCGGTCGCCGAGCCCGCGCCGTAA
- a CDS encoding cytochrome P450, which produces MSTHSAGESTAAPLPPSPVGTPLLGHMRVLRSDPLTFLQAQVRQYGDVVRIHVGPASLVVVAHPDGVRHVLQDQAKRYGKRTRGLAALRELLGHGLLTSEGSFWLRQRRLAQPAFHRQRLAGFARTMVDAASDLASELEARADAGTAFDVAEDCMRLTLRIASSTLFGKDVSGAWHDIADAMGRVQVFTYKRLTQALPIPRRLPLPTHRRFERDTHMLDRVVRGIIETRRRDTGAHHDLLQMMLEQQDADTGERMSDTQLRDEVLTMLLAGHETTANALSWTLMLLSQHPSVRRDLEAELAQVLGGRKPTDEDLPRLALTRRVVDEVLRLYPPAWSLSRVAIEDDVIGGFRIPKGTYLLLSPWVTHRHPRVWDNPEGFDPDRFLPEHEQERPRFAWFPFGGGPRQCIGNQFALMELVLVLATLLQRVRLNLTPGQIIRPAPAITLRPRSGVWVTAARAP; this is translated from the coding sequence ATGTCCACCCATTCCGCGGGCGAGTCCACCGCCGCCCCCCTGCCCCCCAGTCCCGTCGGGACGCCGCTGCTCGGCCACATGCGCGTGCTGCGGAGCGACCCGCTCACTTTTCTACAAGCCCAGGTGCGCCAGTACGGTGACGTGGTGCGCATCCACGTCGGCCCGGCGTCCCTCGTGGTGGTCGCGCACCCGGATGGCGTGCGCCACGTCCTCCAGGACCAGGCGAAGCGCTACGGCAAGCGGACCCGGGGCCTCGCCGCGCTGCGCGAGCTGCTGGGACACGGCCTGCTCACCAGCGAAGGCAGCTTCTGGCTGCGGCAGCGCAGACTCGCGCAGCCCGCCTTCCACCGGCAGCGGCTGGCCGGCTTCGCGCGGACCATGGTGGACGCGGCGTCGGACCTCGCCAGCGAGCTGGAGGCCCGCGCGGATGCGGGCACCGCCTTCGACGTGGCCGAGGACTGCATGCGGCTGACGCTGCGCATCGCCAGCTCCACGCTCTTCGGAAAGGACGTCAGCGGCGCGTGGCACGACATCGCGGATGCCATGGGCCGGGTGCAGGTCTTCACCTACAAGCGGCTCACCCAGGCCCTGCCCATCCCGAGGCGGCTGCCGCTGCCCACCCACCGCCGGTTCGAGCGCGACACGCATATGCTCGACCGCGTGGTGCGAGGCATCATCGAAACGCGCCGCCGCGACACCGGAGCGCACCACGACCTGCTCCAGATGATGTTGGAGCAGCAGGACGCGGACACGGGCGAGCGGATGAGCGACACCCAACTGCGCGACGAGGTCCTCACCATGCTCCTCGCCGGGCACGAGACGACGGCGAACGCCCTGTCCTGGACCCTCATGCTGCTGTCGCAGCATCCGTCCGTGCGCCGTGATTTGGAGGCCGAGCTCGCCCAGGTGCTGGGCGGACGCAAGCCCACCGACGAGGACCTCCCCCGGCTGGCGCTCACCCGCCGCGTGGTGGACGAAGTGCTGCGCCTCTACCCGCCAGCCTGGAGCCTCTCGCGCGTCGCCATCGAGGACGACGTCATCGGGGGCTTTCGCATTCCCAAGGGGACCTACCTGCTGCTGTCGCCCTGGGTGACGCACCGGCACCCTCGCGTCTGGGACAACCCCGAGGGCTTCGACCCGGACCGCTTCCTGCCCGAACACGAGCAGGAGCGGCCCCGCTTCGCCTGGTTCCCGTTTGGCGGCGGGCCCCGCCAATGCATTGGCAACCAGTTCGCGCTCATGGAGCTGGTGCTGGTGCTGGCCACGTTGCTCCAACGCGTGCGGCTGAACCTGACGCCGGGCCAGATCATCCGCCCCGCGCCCGCCATCACCTTGCGGCCCAGGTCCGGCGTCTGGGTCACCGCGGCACGCGCCCCGTGA